Genomic segment of Panicum virgatum strain AP13 chromosome 9N, P.virgatum_v5, whole genome shotgun sequence:
AACTTGGACAACCTGCGGATGCTTGCGGAGCAATTCCAGAAGCAGGTCCCTGGAGCTTCAAGCGCTGAGGCTGGTGCTAGCACAGGTGCTGCTCAGGATGACGATGATGACGTCCCTGAGCTTGTCCCTGGAGAGACATTTGAGGAGGCTGctgaagagaaaaaggagtcgTCATAATTTTGCTGCGTGCCTGCAGTTGTGAAGGGTTTATAAGTCAAGCTTTGCCATTAGAAAAGACATACTGTTGAGGGACCTCTGACCCTACCTTATTTGTGCCTGTGGTCCGGTTTTGTCATGTACGAGAATCCGGTCGGATGTGTTGGTGGGATTTCACATGAAGTACGCCTCTTTTTGCTACCCGTATTCTCGTTGCTTCTTGTGCTTCTATCATGCTCGCCTCACCATTCCCCGGTGATTTGATTGATTCATGGAGATGGTATGACATACCAAAGATCCGTTCCTAGTATCGTTTATGCACCTGGGCCGCTGAAAGCTTCTTAGTTTCATGCTTCCATCGCCATGTCCTTATCTGGTTCGTAGTCAAGAATCTGTTTTGAATAGCTGCTAGTTCTACATGCACTGTATCTGTATTCCTCTGGGAGCTGTGGCGTTGGAGATTGGCCTAGGATTCGTGCCTTGATGTGCTGGATGCTTTAGCGCTAGCTTAGACTGCAGCCGCAGGAATAGCCAATCGCACGACCGCCGCGCTTGACCGCACAGTTCTTCTCGTCGTCGAGATGCTGGGACCATGCTGATGCTGAAGATGAAGTCACTCAGATGGACGACCAGCATACCAGGTGCCAGGTGGTGGCGTTGCTGCACCCATTCTCACCAATCTCAAATCTGTTAGGCTCGTGTTGGGTGGGCGATCATCAATTCCCCCCCGGATTGGCTTGATTCTGGCCGGCCCCCATGTTGGCAGTTGCCGCCGCGTCCCCGGCCGGATCACTCACTAGTCACTCCGTCCCCGAGTTCGCGGCTGCAGAGACTGAAAGAAAGCAGCAGTTCGGCCGCACCCcttcgccggcagcggcggccaagGTTGGTAGGCGGACGGATCTTGCCATCTACCAGTATCGTGATCGTCCATGCGCCTACCATTTCAAGGCGGTGACATGGTGCTGCAGGCCCGCCCGCGCTCCCGATGCCTTCCTGGCCATCGATCCGGTGGCTTCACTGCGGCCGCCCAGGCGTTAGGCAGTCGCAGTTTCCTGCCCTGGGCTTAGCATGGCGACAGGCGCACGTGTGCCGAGCAATTCCGTTCGCCAAACGGTGTCGCGCGCTCGGcactccccccacccccccgcACGTTGCTACGATGCCACCATACCACGCATGTGCTCGGGCCATGCCTTCGAGGACTCCGTCCCGTCCCCACATACGCATGAACgtgatgttcttttttttttcttttaacgATCCAACTATGCAAATAGCGCCGAAAGTTACTTGCAGTTCAGTATCCTGCAATAAGGTAAGGTTTCAGTAGCCCAAGCGCGGCCGTGCGTGCGGATACTAATTTCTTCGCATGCCTTGCGGATCGACAGCACTGTTCGGTGAATGAGGCGAAACGGATGAGCAGAGCAGATCACGGGCCGGAGTTTTTTTGTTTACTCCCAGGTCAACCCTTGTTCTTGTTCTCGACGAGATTTTgatgttttttatttgattgatcGACCTTGTTGACGCCATCTGGCTTCTTTTCCGATAAGATTGCTGATCTCACCGTCCGGAATCTGCCGACGTGTCAGAGAGGAAATGTCAAACGTCCAACAGCAGCTGCGTGAAAGTCCCAAATGAAACACACGGATCGCGGAGCTGACGGTTCTCGCCGTTCGGTTGCCCGACCTGTCGCGGAAACCAACCCGGCGGCCTACGGGTGCGTGCGTGCGTCCTAAACACGAATTGAAAGGAGGGTGCGGTTTCACCAATTGACGCGTTGATGCGAAACCAAGTCCGAAAACTTGAACCGTTCACGGTCCGTGAGGCATGCATGTCCAGGCGTGTGCGAGCTTCCGGCTTCCAATTGAACTGGTCACGGCTGTCGAATTAGCGTCCAAGTCTCAACAACTATGGCTTACAAGCGAGGACGGTTGCCAGCACGGTTCGTTGACGCGAAAAAAAGAAAACTCAGTGAACAGTACCAGGTCAAACACTTGAGCAAGCATGTGAGGAAGCACGAGCTGAGACCGTGCAGCACCGTGGTAATCCTTGAGATAACCATTGACTTGGGCGGCGTGTGCGTGAGTCAGTCAGGTGAGCCCCGGGGCCTGCATTTACAAGATGCATGAAAGAATAGCCAATTTGCTTCAATTAAACTCATCACAACTCCAAGcgacagagaaaaaaaaagggagaaatgGGCTACTTGTTCCTAACTGGATTGGCaaccattctttttttttctttgaaaggaTTGGCAACCATTCTTCTTTGGTACAAGTGTCCTGACCTCGCTGATGATTATGGGCGCGCACTTGAAGGAGTCAGCACCGTTTCAACGGGGACCAAATGGCACAGGCAACCGGATACGGGTCCTGGTCCCGGTCCCGCGAGCCACGATGCGCTCTGAATTTGGCGCGGTTTGTTTACCCCTTTCTTGCAACCGCACGCATTTGTTTATCCGCTGGTGTCGGAAGGGTCGATGCTTCAGATACATCGGGGATGTGAAAGCGAAGGGGAGCTTCTTCAGTTGCTTCGGTTGGCACTTGTCCGGCGAACACGATGCAGCAGGCCGCGGGCCAGACCGTCCCGGAGCGGCCTGCTCGTTCCTAGCGCGAAAACGACTGGGATTTCGTACGCTGACGGAGCCGGGGTTTTCTCCTCTGTTCGGCAGGGAAACTCTGACGAAACTGCTTGAAATCTTGACGATTTCGATGCTAtacgaaacaaaaaaaaaatgatctcGTCACCTCGCCGGACCTATCGCCGTAGGCATACGGCTCCTTCGCTAGTACTAGCCTATCTGCTAGTAGCCTAGTGCTACCAGTATGCTGCTACTACTACACTGGTATGGTATACCTGCCGGCCGTTCCTCAGCTGTAAATGGAGGAATGGGAAATCTGACGCGCCGCAGGGCGTGGCTCGAGCGGCGGCCGCGAGTGGCACGCAGCGCACGGCGAGAGCCTCCTCCGTCGTCGCGCGGCGCGACTCGGAGATTTGCCTGTACCAGGCGCCGGCGTTCTGACCTTTAATGTGCACGGCAAAAATCCACCACACGCCACAAGCTCGTCTACAAGTCAAGCGTCAGGCGTATACAGACCGTAGCAGCACGTACTCCAGTGGCCGCGGCGCGAGGCGCCCCCGGAAAACGAAAGGAACCAGCAGCCAGAGACCGGCGCGCCGGCCCGGTCCCACCACGACCCCCGCCCCGCGCGGTTCGACTGGCACTCGCCACTCAGGGTGGGTGATTCGCCCTCGGCCTCACACTCCAGGCCTGACCGACCAACCGGATTGAAACCCCAAGCGCTCCtcagtcccccccccccccgttgaACACTTCGCGGGAGCGCACGCGCGCCGGTTAGCCGGGCCCCGCGCGTCGGCGCCCCAGTGTCCTCGCACCGGCGCGCACCGCGTCCACGCTCGGACCCCGtcgtggcgcggcgcggcgcatccCGCGGCGGTTCGGTTCTTAAACCCCCCCCTGCCGCGctccccgcctcctcgccgctgaGACCAAATCCCAGATCCCCGTTACGCAGCCGAAGGAATACCGTTCCGTTGGTAAACCCAGACACGGGCCCGGGAGCCGAGAGGAGCGCCATGGGAGAAGAGACCCTCGTGGCCATGCCGCTCgcgccccaccaccaccacgcccgCCTCGACGCGCTCCCGCACCACGCCGCCCCCGCGCAGCCGCCGCAGGCGCCTCCGCCGGAGCCAATCCCTGCGGACCGGGAGGAGGAACGGGatcgtggcggcggcgtcgagccgcCGGCGCCAGTCCCGCGGCCGGAGACCCCGCCTCCCGCGCTAGCCGCCGGGGTGGGGGAGGACGTGTACTACGCGCGCAGGATGCTGCAAGGCGCGgtgctgcggccgccgccgcacctgccGCAGCCCGAGGCGCCGCCGGGCCTGGCCAGGGCGCTCTCCGCGCCCGCGCACCCGCACGGctacgcggaggaggaggcagaggaggcGGGAGGGAAGCAGAGGCCTGTGGACCGCTCCGCCTCCGCGAACTCCGCCGTCGTGGACGTGGCGTCCATCGGGCGGttcctccgcggccgccgcgacgTGCTGTCGTCGGCCATCACCCGCCGCATCTCGTCGCTCAAGGAGCcctcggcgccggccgcggccgacaCCTACGGCGTGCAGGAGATCCACCTGCCCAACGTGAAGGTCACGGTGCGCCTCAAGGACGCGATCGCCGCCGAGGAAGAGGACGGCGTcgccccgggcggcggcggcggcggcgacgccgggtACTCCTTCTCGGGCGGGCACATCAAGGGCCGGGTGAGCTTCTTCTCCCGCTCGGGCTGCCGCGACTGCGCCGCCATGCGCGCCTTCTTCCGGCAGTCCGGCCTGCCCTACGTGGAGATCAACCTGGACGTGTTCCCGGAGCGCGAGGCGGAGCTGGCCtcccgcgcgggcggcgcggcccggGTGCCCCAGATCTTCCTCAACGAGAAGCTCCTGGGCGGGCTCGTCGTGCTCAACTCCCTGCGCAACAGCGGCGAGTTCGAGCGCCGCGTGCGCGACCTCGCGGGCCGGCGGTGCCCCGACTCGGCGCCGCGGGTGCCCGTGTACGGGTTCGacgaggaggccggcggcaagGAGGACGCCATGGTGGGCATCGTGAGGGTGCTGCGGCAACGGCTGCCGATCCAGGACAGGTTCGTCCGGGTGAAGCTCGTCAAGAACTGCTTCTCCGGCGCCGACATGGTGGACGCCATCGTGAACCATCTGGAGTGCGGCAGGAACAAGGTGAGCCCCCCGTCCGAGCATATTGCCATTGCTGATTCTGCTGCTGCTTCATCGTTTGACTTTTTACTCGTTGGGTGCTCCGGTGCCTGCCGCTCGATCATTGTTTATGCATGGATGAACAGTGATCGTGAGCTAGTTAAGATAAGATGCTTGGTTGGGAATAGTTGACGGGTACATGGGGAGAGTGTCATTTAGAGTAAGTATTATAAATAGCTGTATGCTGGTTAAATCTTATgtggaagagagagaaaagaagagaaagaagaaaCCTGGCGTTTGGCTTACCGCCCGCCTCAGCCGGCGCTCCAACCACTGCTTGTGGGTCCGGATAAGCTCAGTCGCCCGCATGCAGCCTTCCGCAGGCGCACAAGTAGGCGCAAGGCCCCGCAAACAGCCGGCTAGCAGGCTAGCCATGCCCTTACTCCAATTAATGTGTTAGCATTGGTAATTTCTTTTATTCGGCTGCTGCCGTGCTGGTTCGATCGTCTTGCGCAGCTGGGATTTTCTTGTCGAACTTCACTCAGTGtggctctttttttttgcgagtagTGTGGCTCTATTTGAATTCGTTCAAACACAGCTTAGGTAGCATTGCCTCGGAGTAGTACACACAGGGTATTTActctaattaattttataagacTAGTCTCTATGGAGGTTTTATGAGTAATTTCATGAGCATTCATATCAACAAATTTGCTGACTCGGCGGGATGAGAAAAGAGAATGATGAGCTTCATATAGGATATAAAAGGAGTTTCATTCCCATAGTACACATTCAACTCGGTTACCAAATTCACAATTTTGATAAAAGTACAATAAAACTATACACTGACATTATATGAGTAAATAATAAATCGTCTTGGCGGAGGGGACAACGCAGAATGGCAATTTGGCATGATGGCCAACCAAAAATTTAATGTTCTTAATATGTTAGGCCATATGGCGTCACGGCGAGGATCCGTCAGGCACGTGAGACGTGTCACTCCACGGTAAATAATCTATCCTTTATAAGTGCACAAACCACATCGAAACTGTATGGGGTGTGGAAAATGGatcaattgattttttttatttaaatgaaAGAATGAGAGTTGAACCCCAAGGGATTGCGGAGAAAGCGAGGGGCCCGGACGCGAACTCGCCCTGGGATCACCTGCGTCGTGCGTGTGAGGGCTCGTTACGTGCTGCCGTGCCGAACCAACCGCTCCGCGGGTCCCCCCAACCCCGATCGGCGATCGCCCTGCCCGCTCGACCTGGTTTCCCTtcccgcgccgctcgcgcaGCCGGAACGGAAGGGGTTGGCGGCAGAGGCTGAACGGAACGGAACGCAACGGAACGGAACGGCGAGGAGCGCGACGCCCACATGGCGTTGCCACCGGTTTGATCTGTTCGGCCGGTTGGTTCGTTCCGTTGCAGCCGGGCAGGCCCCACCAGCTCGAAACCGGCCCGTCGATCGCGCGCGCCTTGACCATTTCTGCCGCCTCGGCCCAACCATTTCCAATCCCCTTTCGGCTCTCATCGCCGGTTGCGGCTACGCCTGCGCCCCAATCAGACGGACGTGGCTAGGTGCGAGCCGGCTCTGGTCGTATCATGCCTGCCATCAGACCGCATCTGGCATGCTGTTTTGACCAGGATGATTGAGCTTGAGCTTAGATTGTGTGCCGACCACGTTGCGAGGAGTACAATCGTTACTGCTCGCGCGGTCACAGTGGAACGATGCAACCTTCGTGAGCGCTACTACCCCTTTTCTGATTGGCCCGCGTGCAAGGAGAGGGGGAGATTTTATTCCCGGCGCAAATCTTCCTGGTAGCTGGTACTAGCATGATTGTTTTTCCACAGTGCTTGACCAAAagcttcttttttaaaaaaaattatcattACGGACTACTGACACTAGTCCCTCCGactcaaattattagtcgtgtTAGCATTTGGAGAAAATATTCAACTGCTGAAACAAAAGGGTACGGTGGAAGCACTGCTGGAACCTTATGAGGTTATGATCTGCTTCTTGAGAGTCTTAGTGGATGAACCGAAAGGTGAAAGCGGAGGCCACGGCCACCGAGTCGCTGGTGCTTAAGCACCGACCCAACAATTGATCGGGTGGGTTGGCTACCGTAATTTTCGTCGAGGATACTTGACTTGGGTTTCTTGTTGCTGTCCCCGTCCGAGCTAGTCGCTGTCATGGCTGCATTGCAAAACTGCACCACCTGACGGATTTTTCGGCGTGCAGATGCAGGCTGTGGTGGACGAGAACCTGTCTAGTGTAGTTTGTCTTTCGTTCTTCTTTATTATCGTGGTTTCGGATAAGAGAGGAGCCGTTGGTGCTCAGGTTGGAGGTGCTGCTCGTGTGGCTTGGGTTGGTTTTGGTTTCGTCACCAAATTATCTTCTTGCCTGAACAACTCTGCTGCATGTTTTATCAAACCAAACGAGGCACGAAGCAGATTATGAACTGATGGTCAAAAGTTTTGCCTTGGCTGAATCCAAAAGTTCGGATCAGACCATGAGACGATCTGCTGCTCGCTCACTGCACCCTAGCAACTGTCTGACGGTTTACGCAACTGTTGTTCGTCAGCAGGCTCTGTGGTTGAGAATAAAAAGTATCTTCTCCTTTCTTGAGAAGGGTCAGTTGTGCTGAATGACGAAGTTAGAAAACCTTCAGCACCAAACCATCCAATATTTCTGCACCCTTGTTTCTGCTAAGATTAGAGTGGAGACTGACAGCTACGCAACTGTTGTTTGTAGGCGGTGGAGATCGGCAAGGAGCTCGCAAGAAAGCACTTCATCCACCATGTCTTCAGGTCAGCGCACCATCCATCCATAGCAGTTGCTGTACCAAACATTCATTCAGCTCGCGACCTGCTCTTGCAAATCACTACACCATTTAGCTCACGGGTGGCTGATGCCGTGTTATGTGCAGGGAGAACGACTTCGAAGACGGCAGCCAGAACCTGTACCGGTTCCTGGAGCACGACCCTGCCGTCCCCAAGTACTACAACTTCCGGGGCTCCACCAACGACGGCGAGCCCAagcccgcggccgccgtcgggCACAGGATGACCAAGATCATGCTCGCCATCCTGGAGGCCTATGCCTCCGACGACCGCCGCCACCTCGACTACAGCCGCATCGCCGCCAGCGAGGAGTTCAGAAGGTGTAAACGTAGCACATTCTCGCAGCTGCTCAGAATTTCAGGATCACCTCATCGGTTGATGTCAGTCGGTTGCTAAATGCTAACGATCTCTCCTTTCGGTGTGTCAGGTACGCGAACCTGGTGCAGGAGCTCCAGCGGGCGGACATGACCGCGCTCCCCGCGGAGGAGCGGCTGCCGTTCTTCCTGAACCTGCACAACGCGATGGCCATCCACGCCGTGATCCGGATCGGCCAGCCGGGCGCCGTCGACCGCCGGCCCTTCTTCTCCGACTTCCAGTACATCGTCGGCGGGCACCCCTACTCCCTCGCGGCCATCAGGAACGGCATCCTCAGGGCCAACCGGCGGCAGCCGTACACGCTGGCCAAGCCGTTCGGCTCCAACGACAGGAGGCTCGAGGTACGCGTGCGTGCGCTTCAGTTCAGTTGCCGTCGGTGCTGCAATTCTGCGACCCTCCGTTAGGTGTAGTGCGATCAGTGATCATCGGTGCTGAACAATCGTGCAGCTCGCGCAACGGAGGCCGAATCCGCTCGTGCACTTCGCGCTGTGCGACGCGACGCGGTCGAGCCCGATCGTCCGGTTCTACACGACGCAGGGCGTGGAGCCGGAGCTCCGGCATGCGGCCAGGGAGTTCTTCCTCCACGGAGGCGTGGAGATCGACCTGGAGAACCGGACCGTCCACCTCACCAGGATCGTCAAATGGTAAGGGCAACATTTCTTGTCAGGTCACTCTGCTTCAGTTCATGTTCTGAGGTCACAACGCACGCACAGCTAGTTCGTCCACGGGTATCTGTGATTTCAAATTGAGGTCGAGATCATGATCCATGTGGTGTTTTTTCAGGTACAGCGCTGACTTTGGTCAGGACAGGGACATCCTCCGGTGGCTCCTCAACTACCTGGACCCGACCAAAGCCGGGCTCCTGACGCACCTCCTCAACGACGGCGGTCCGATCAGCATCTCCTACATGAACTATGACTGGTCCCTGAACGTCTGAGAGGATTCATCCAATTCTACTTGTGCGTACAGTAGTGGTGAAGCTTGGGGGCATGCCACGACCCACGATACAGTCTGAGTTGCAGCCAGTTGGGTTGGCCATTGGCTTATGGCCAATAGGACGAATCACTGAGCATAGATGTCAGAAGAATGTGGAACATAATCAGTGGAGGGAAGCCTGGAGTATGTATATAGCATTGTGAGCTCCGATAGGGAAAGAAAAAAGTAGGCTCATGTGGGGGAACGCACTCTTTTGTTTAGGTGTTGCATTTTTCGTATTGAAGAGGTGATGCTGTTTGGTAATGATGAATGATGCATAACATTTTGAAATTTGATGATATATAGATTTATGCTTTCCTTTTGGGGGAGAAATAATTGTCCTCTTTTTAGAATGACACTAGAAAGATGTCTCATATCTGATTCATATCAAGAAAACAATTGGTGGTAGAAGAGAATGATAAATTGACACACGACGacgtaaagaaaataaattacATCGAACAGACCTTATTCAAAAAGGTCATCATCGCCACCACCTCGTCGATGTTGCTGAAAAATCAAACcttgaaaaaaaactaaaagacTATATCTAGCTCCTACACCTACCGGTGGCGAGGCCACCGGAGGAATAGAGGAGGGGGACCGAGGGGACAGCGATGGGAGGgcctggtggcggcggctatGGAGAGAAATGATTGTCAATTGAAGCTCTCAGCCTTCTTTCTCAACTCCAGATCCGGTCCGGCAACACCTCCTATAAGCTTGGAGTTTGGGGTTAGAGTGTTTTGGGGTGTCATTGGAGATCTATGGCCTCGAGGAAGTCCAAGGCGAAAGGATGTCATGAACACTACTAGAAACCCTAagttttgccgagtgcattcTATCGGACATTCGGCAAACAacttttttgccgagtgttataAGATAAACAGTCAGAAAAAGTCAGATTTGCCGAGTGCAGGAAAAATAGCATTCAACAAACAACCACAAAACATTTGGCTAACATTAAACACACGGTAAAACATCGTCATGTGCCCGCCATGTGCAACGACCGTCAAGCACAGCGCTGGCCGTTAAAACTTTGTCGAGTGTCCGTtagtgacactcggcaaaggctccAACTTTACCGAGTGCTTTTCCTTTGACACTCAATAAAGCTggagcctttgccgagtgtcaatgCAATTACACTCAGCAAAGTCCTGATCTTTACCAAATATTCCTCCGTCATGACACTCGCAAAGATGCCATCGCCGTCTCCTCGCTGTTCCCATACATTTTTTTCTTACCGAGAGCCGATACAACACTCAGCAAACTCTTTGTCGAGTGCTCGATAAAAAAAACACTCGGTAAAAAGCTATTTGCTGTCAAAATTGAGGCCGAGTGAGTTATAGAGAGGTGGCACTCGGCAGaccttttgccgagtgttttctaGCTTGCAAATTGACTGTTTCCGTAGTGGACGGTGGGGTAGGACCGTAGGAGCGCCGAGCCAAGATGGATTAGCGTGGCGAGTGCCATACACGGTGAAAGGCTGGCACAGAAACGGTCACATACGATTAGCCAGGATGGATTAGCGTAGTGTAACttttcgcttggcttgtcagccaatcaAACAACAGTGCTTTTTGTTtataccaaatcagcaccaaccaccAGCTACTAGCCAGCtagtaatatttttctctcataacaaatcaacaccatccaccagccacagccaagcgaagTGATATGACAATTaacgtgcggtggagaaggcaTCACGCGGTGGCTGGGCCGCCAGTGGCAAGGTGTAGAGGGAGGTTACCAGAAAGATGATATTGTCAAACACGTTCTTTTTTTCCCCAAAAAATCCAGGACAGC
This window contains:
- the LOC120690651 gene encoding uncharacterized protein LOC120690651; protein product: MGEETLVAMPLAPHHHHARLDALPHHAAPAQPPQAPPPEPIPADREEERDRGGGVEPPAPVPRPETPPPALAAGVGEDVYYARRMLQGAVLRPPPHLPQPEAPPGLARALSAPAHPHGYAEEEAEEAGGKQRPVDRSASANSAVVDVASIGRFLRGRRDVLSSAITRRISSLKEPSAPAAADTYGVQEIHLPNVKVTVRLKDAIAAEEEDGVAPGGGGGGDAGYSFSGGHIKGRVSFFSRSGCRDCAAMRAFFRQSGLPYVEINLDVFPEREAELASRAGGAARVPQIFLNEKLLGGLVVLNSLRNSGEFERRVRDLAGRRCPDSAPRVPVYGFDEEAGGKEDAMVGIVRVLRQRLPIQDRFVRVKLVKNCFSGADMVDAIVNHLECGRNKAVEIGKELARKHFIHHVFRENDFEDGSQNLYRFLEHDPAVPKYYNFRGSTNDGEPKPAAAVGHRMTKIMLAILEAYASDDRRHLDYSRIAASEEFRRYANLVQELQRADMTALPAEERLPFFLNLHNAMAIHAVIRIGQPGAVDRRPFFSDFQYIVGGHPYSLAAIRNGILRANRRQPYTLAKPFGSNDRRLELAQRRPNPLVHFALCDATRSSPIVRFYTTQGVEPELRHAAREFFLHGGVEIDLENRTVHLTRIVKWYSADFGQDRDILRWLLNYLDPTKAGLLTHLLNDGGPISISYMNYDWSLNV